Proteins encoded by one window of Labrus bergylta chromosome 2, fLabBer1.1, whole genome shotgun sequence:
- the gal3st1a gene encoding galactosylceramide sulfotransferase — translation MTGKKGRQWRSMCKGLVLGTLLTSCMILLYSLSTPQIHLSLPEFPVPYSCAHRPSQLHPKPTTNISQQTSGQTCTPKVDIMFMKTHKTASSTFLNILFRFGEKHRLKFAFPDSRNDFFYPSVFQRSQVKDYRPGMCFNVICNHMRFNASEVAKLLPLDTSYITILRDPAELFESSFHYFGRLVPFTWKIPGDDKLTEFLRDPNYYFDKEGFNSFYLKNLLFFDFGQDNTLELNDPRVEEGIKFITERFQLVMLVEHFEESLILLKDALCWEMDDLLFFKLNARKGSTVSRLTPELRARALQWNAVDWKLYQHFNQTFWRKVNAYGRERMAEDVIELRRRNEDMASICIEGGRAVEASSIQETAMQPWQPFGEKSIMGYNLKKNVDKVHRKLCRKMLMPELQYLTELGVNLWITKLWGHIRDIINW, via the exons ATGACCGGTAAGAAAGGGAGGCAGTGGAGGTCTATGTGCAAAGGCCTGGTCCTGGGTACCCTGCTGACCAGCTGCATGATCCTGCTTTACTCTCTCTCCACTCCACAGATCCACCTCAGCCTGCCTGA GTTTCCAGTGCCTTATTCCTGTGCCCACCGCCCCTCCCAGCTCCACCCTAAACCAACCACTAACATCTCCCAACAAACCTCAGGCCAGACCTGTACCCCCAAAGTGGATATCATGTTCATGAAGACCCACAAAACAGCCAGCAGCACCTTCCTCAACATCCTTTTCCGCTTTGGAGAGAAGCACCGGCTCAAATTTGCCTTCCCTGACAGCAGAAACGACTTCTTTTATCCATCTGTTTTTCAGCGTTCACAGGTTAAAGACTACAGACCTGGAATGTGCTTCAATGTTATCTGTAATCACATGCGCTTCAATGCAAGTGAAGTTGCCAAGCTGCTACCTCTGGACACTTCCTACATCACCATCCTCAGAGACCCTGCTGAGCTGTTTGAGTCCTCCTTCCACTACTTTGGCCGGCTGGTGCCTTTTACATGGAAGATACCAGGTGATGACAAGCTGACCGAGTTTTTAAGAGACCCAAATTACTACTTTGATAAAGAAGGCTTTAACTCTTTCTACCTCAAGAATCTGCTGTTCTTCGACTTTGGACAGGACAACACTCTGGAGCTGAACGACCCGCGTGTAGAAGAGGGAATAAAATTCATCACTGAGCGTTTTCAGCTAGTCATGTTGGTGGAACACTTTGAGGAATCCCTCATCCTGCTAAAGGACGCCCTTTGCTGGGAGATGGACGACTTGCTCTTCTTCAAACTTAACGCCCGCAAAGGCTCTACTGTGTCTAGACTGACCCCTGAGCTCAGGGCCAGGGCTCTGCAGTGGAACGCTGTTGATTGGAAGCTGTACCAGCATTTCAACCAGACTTTTTGGAGGAAAGTAAATGCATATGGACGGGAGAGGATGGCTGAGGATGTTATAGAGCTCAGGAGAAGGAACGAGGACATGGCGTCCATCTGCATTGAGGGGGGCCGTGCTGTAGAAGCGAGCAGCATCCAGGAGACAGCCATGCAGCCGTGGCAGCCCTTTGGAGAAAAGTCTATCATGGGCTACAACCTGAAGAAGAACGTGGACAAGGTACATCGCAAGCTATGCCGCAAGATGTTGATGCCGGAGCTACAGTACCTAACAGAACTTGGGGTCAACCTGTGGATCACAAAGCTGTGGGGGCACATCCGAGACATCATCAACTGGTGA